The nucleotide window GACTGGAGCAGCCCTAGGTGCAAGTACCTACGGACTTTTACTTATTATAAATAAAGACGATTTGTCTGAAGAAAAATTTAATTCATTAAGTATTGATGATATTAACGGAATTGATAGATGGGTCGCGGGCAACTATTCAAGGTCCGCATCTTCAATTAGTGATATTCCATTTGCATTGGCCTTTGTAGCACCTATGGCTATGCTTTTCGATGATGAAATAAACGACCATACAGGACAATATATTGGTATTTATTTGGAAAGCTTAGCAACGACTGCTGCTCTCTATTCTGTTACTGCTGGCCTTGTAAATAGATCTCGACCCTACGTATATAGTGATAAAGCACCTATGGATCGACGTTTAAGCAACAACGGGCAACGTTCGTTCTTTTCGGGCCATACGGCTGTGGTAGCTACCTCAACCTTCTATACGGCCAAAGTATTTTCAGATTTCAATCCAGATGCAAAAGGAAAGTTCTTTGTTTGGGCAGGAGCCGCAGCTTTGCCCGCTGCAGTAGGTTTTTTACGTATGCAGGCGGGCCAACATTTTTTAACTGATGTCATTACTGGTTATACAATTGGTGCAGCTGTTGGGTTATTAGTTCCAGAATTACATAAAAGAAAAGAGCCAAAATTGTCCTTCTACCCAACCTCGAGTAGAACCATACTAGGTGATAATTACAATGCCATAACTATAAACTATCGCTTTTAAGAATTATTTTCTTTCTATGGCATGAATCTGAATTGTCTCTTGCTTACCTCGTAAAAGCAAATCTCCTATTTTCTCAGTAAAATATTTAGGTTTTAAATTGATATCATTTAGAGTCTTTTCTGAAATCAAAAGAGATTTATCATACTCAGTGCATTGTTCTTGAATTCTAGCAGTCGTATTTATGACATCCCCATGGAAGGCCAGCTCTTTTTTAATACTACCAACCTCTGAAGCCATTAAAGTACCACCATGTATTGCCGCTTTAAAATTGGGTTCGGTTTTATAATGTTTTAAATAATATTTTTTCTGTTTTTTAAGTAGTCTATCAAAATGAAAAAAGAGATCGATACATCGGTTTTGTTTAATACCTCTATTATATTTCCAACTTAGGACGGCCTCATCCCCAACGTACTGGTAAATCATTGCATTATAACGACCTACAATCGTATTTAGGTCATAAAAACAATCTTGTATTAACTGGCTATATTTATAATGTCCCAATTCTTCAGCGATAGTTGTTGAGGACTTTAGGTCGATGAACATAAATATATGTCGCTCCTCTTTGGGTCGCCTATATTTACCAATTAAAAAGGCAAAAAGCATCCCCTTCCCGAATTTATCATCAACAATCCTAAAGAAATAAAACAATAAAGAGCATAGGAAGAAATATCCAGCGATCAACCAAAATGTATGACTTGTTTCCCACCATCCGGATTCATTTGGAAGATCGATATTCATTTCATCTTCAATAAAGAACATTATGAAATTGACAGTAAAAACAAGAAAAACAAAATAAATTATGGATTTGATGAGGATAATAACTAAAAGGAAAACCTTTTTTGAAACCAATTGATCGAATAAATATTCAACAGTCCCATAAACCACACCTACAAATACACCTAAAATTGAAACAAATTTCAGCCATTGGTCAACCGGAATGATATAATCTGATTCATAATTGGCTGCCTGATCGTTATCTATTCCAAAATAGCGGATCATTACAAATATGCTAAAGGCAATCGTCCAAAAGATTATGGCATAAAGGATAAGTCTACCATATTGCTTTAAATAGTAAGTGATCACAAGTACGACCTAAATTATTTAGTTAGAGAAATAAAAGTAAACATTTAGATAAACGATTTTAATCTAATAAGAATAAAATCGAATTGATTTAAAATTTATGTCTTTTGTTTGTGCTTTTTTGCTGCTGGGAACAAGACATTATTTAATATAAGTCTATATCCCGGCGAAGTTGGATGAAGATCTAATTCAGTTTTCGGATCACCAACCTTGTGGGTATAATCTTCAGGATCATGGCCACCATAAAAGGTGAAAAATCCTTTTCCTTTAATGCCATGAATATATTTCGCCTCACCATTCGATTTATTTTCCCCTAAAATAAGAACATTCGACTTTATTTCATCTCTGGTAAATGAGGTCGTTTGTCCCATAAAACCTTTAACCAAGGCTGTGTGGTTCTGGGTAAGCATGGTTGGAACCGGGTCCCACTTTGCCGAGTATTCCATCAACGTAAAATAGTCCGTTTCTTTAGGAATTTGTCTTCTGTTAGTCATATCAATTGAAGAGAACTCATATTTATTCGGATCTCTTTCCAGGATAAAATTGGTAAATGCAAAGGTTGGTTTATAATCAATCAAGCTTTGATAATTTGGAGTGCTACCATCACCATCAAACATTGGTTCACAGATATCCACACCTTCTGCAGATAGAGCAATGTCAAAGCTATCTGTTGCTGAGCACATAGCAAACATAAAACCACCACCGATTACATAATCTCTAATCTTTAGAGCCACAGCTAGCTTCTCTTCTGATACTTTATCGAATCCCAATTTAGTAGCCAAGGCCTCTGCTTCTTTTTTCTCTTCTATGTACCAAGCTGCAGATCGATAACTTCTGTAGAACTTCCCGTATTGGCCGGTAAAATCCTCGTGGTGTAAATGCAACCAATCATACAACAACAAGGCATCATTTAGAACTTCTTCATCATAAACAGTATCATATGGTATTTCAGCATAGGTTAAAACCATTGTAACTGCATCATCCCATGGCTGCATTCCTTTGGGAGTATAAACCGCAATTTGAGGAGCCTTCTCTAAAACAACAGCTTCCATATTTTGTGAAGGACTAGTTATGAACTCTAAAATTTCTTCCGTTTTATTATTGGATAAAATTTCAAATGAGACTCCTCTTATTTTACATTCTCGCTCAATTTCATCAGAGAAAGGCAGCAAAAAAGAACCTCCTCGATAATTTAAAAGCCACTTTACCTTTAACTGCTTAGATAGGGTCCAATAGGTTATCCCATAAGCTTTTAGATGGTTTTGTTGACCTTCGGCATCCATAGGAACTAGAATATAAGATGCAAAAATTGGAAGGGAAAAAAGGGCAACAATAAGTAATAGTAATCTCTTCTTCATATATCGAATATAAAAAAATCTAAATCTAAAGTTTTGATTTTAAGGTAAATTTATATCGATTTTCTCCTTACAATTTGTATTCCACGTCCAGAAATCAATTGTGCCAGGGTTTGAGTCTGAGGGAACTGTTCAAAAATAACTTTCATAAATACCGTTATTGGTATGGCCATAATCATTCCAGGGATACCCCATATATATCCCCAAAGCATTAACATTACCAATACTGTGATGACATTTATGGAAAACGAACGCCCCATGAGATAAGGCTCCAAAATACTCCCTAAAATAACTTGAACCGCAGTTATAGAAAGGACAAAAAATAACCAAACACTAGAGATATCCAGTTCTACCATTGCAAAAAATGAAAGTGAGACTACGGTAAAAATTGAACCTACCAATTGAATAAAATTCACAGAAAATGCCAATAATCCCCAAAAAACAGGAAAACTAACATCAAAAGCTATACACATTAAACTAGTAAATATGCCTGTTAATAGACTAACGAAGAATTTTACCTTTATAAAAAGAATAATATTATCTTCTATTTGAATAAAGGTTTTAATTGAAGTATGCTCTCGTTTTATTAGAAGTCCTTGTAATACCTTTTGGAGGTTAATAGATTCACCTAACCAAAGAACCACAAAAACCATGGTAGTTAAAATCATCGAAACTGTGCGCTGAACGAATCCGAAAATTGGCCCGAAATCCTCTTCCGTTAAAAACTGTGATATTAAAGGTTCATGAGCCTCAATACGATAATTAAAAACCTTTCCAATATCATTAAGCAGAATCTTAATCTGGTCGGCCACCTTTGGGATAATTTCGTTATTTGGATTTAGAAGCTCCTTACTAGAGATCTTTATCAATTCATAAGTACCTGAAAGCACCCCTACAATAATTATAATGACACTTATAATACCTATAATTCTCGGCACTCCCCTTTTCATTAAAAATCGCATTATCGGAAGAAATAAAAGGGCAATGAACATGGAAAAAACCAGTGGAATAAAAATAAACTTGAGAAGTTTGAGAATATAGAACACAAGAAATACTACTATAATCAATAATAGCATGTTAGTAGTTTTTCTCTTTTTCATGAATAAACCTTTAGTTAATTAAAGGTAAATGAAATGAGTTTAAAAACCGAACAGATTTTTTTATTGGGGTAAACTATTACTTAAAATGGAACTTCACTATCGTCATCATCGATGTCAAACGCATCTGCTGCTGAAGGATAAGAAGTCGGTTTGAAAGTATCGTCATTTGCAGCGGCATTCATTTTACTATGAAATTCGCCGAAAGGCGTATCGAAATCATCGAGGTTATCAAACTTACCAAGGTGGCCGATAAATTTCAAACGAATGTTATCTAAACCTCCATTTCTGTGCTTTGCAACAATAAACTCAGCCTGACCTTCTGTGGGACTTCTTTCCTCATCATCCCACTCGTCTATCTTGTAGTATTCTGGCCGATATATGAATGAAACTATATCCGCATCTTGTTCTATAGCTCCTGATTCTCTCAAATCTGAAAGTAAAGGACGCTTGCTACCTCCTCTAGTTTCTACTGCCCTTGAAAGCTGTGAAAGTGCAATTACAGGTACATCGAGTTCTTTAGCTAATGCTTTCAAGTTTCTTGAAATAGTTGAAATTTCCTGTTCCCTATTCCCGCCTTTTTGGCTTCCTCCCGCGGTCATCAATTGTAAATAGTCAATCACAATTAATCTAATTCCATATTGGGAGGACAAACGTCGTGCTTTTGCCCTTAAATCGAATATGGACAATGAAGGGGTATCATCTATGAACAAAGGTGCCTTCTCCAAAGCTTTAACCTTAACATTGAGTTGCTCCCATTCATGTTTCTCGAGACGACCTGTTCTTAATTTTTCTGATGATAATCCTGTTTCACTAGAAATGAGACGCGTAATTAATTGCACGGATGACATTTCAAGAGAAAAGAAAGCAACCGGAATATCTTGGTTTACCGCTATATTTCTAGCCATAGATAAGGTTAAGGCCGTTTTACCCATACCAGGTCTCGCAGCCACAATCACTAAATCGCTCGGTTGCCAACCAGAGGTTAACTTATCCAATTTATCAAATCCAGAAGGAATTCCACTTAACCCTTCCTTATTTGATATTTCCTCAATTTTCTTTTTCGCTTGAATTACCAAACTTTGTGCAGTCTCTGTACTTTGCTTAATATTTCCTTGCGATACGTCATAAAGTTTAGCTTCTGCCTCATCCAAGAGATCAAAAACATCCTTTGTTTCATCATAAGCCTCCTCAATAATTTCATTAGAAATCTTGATTAGACTGCGCTGAATATGCTTTTGAAGAATAATACGTGCATGAAATTCGATATGCGCTGAAGAAGCCACCCTTTGGGTAAGGGAAATAAGGTAAAAATCACCTCCAACCATATCCAATTTTCCATCTCTCTTTAATTGACTAGAAACCGTTAATAAGTCAATTGGTTGAGTAGATTGAAAAAGTTTAAAAATAGCCTCAAAAATAAATTTATGGGCATCCTTATAAAAAGCCTCAGGAGTTAAAATATCAATAACCTCATCCACACCTTTTTTATCGATCATCATTGCACCAAGCACAGCCTCCTCTAAATCAACGGCTTGCGGAGGAATTTTTCCTTTTTCAAGGTTAATTATGGTGCCTTTATCGACTTTAAAACCACTAAGTGGATTTGGTTGTTTCATAGAGTGCGAATGTAAAAAAATTGTTAAGAAATCATTGGAAGACACAACAGACAATCTTCACCGTTAATTAACAATTAAACTGTTTATAACTCAAAAAAATTGTTGATAACCATCACAAAAATCAATTTGCGACAAGAAGTTAAATTATACTTCTTTAATATAGTAGAGGTTAGCTTTTGTAAACGCCCATGGAAAGGTATTTTTCCATTCGTTTCTCTACAAGTTCTTCTGGGGATAATTTTTTAAGCTCTTCGTAATTTGTCGATATGGCTTTACTAACAGTTTTAAAGGTCTCTTCTCGGTTTGCATGGGCACCTCCCAATGGTTCCTTTATTATATCATCTACCAATTTTTGCTTTTTCATGTCCTTGGCAGTTAATTTTAAAGCATCAGCAGCCTGTTCTTTATATTCCCAGCTTCTCCAAAGGATGGATGAACAAGATTCAGGTGAAATAACGGAATACCATGTGTTTTCCAACATCAACACTTTGTCCCCTACTCCAATGCCTAAAGCTCCACCGGAAGCGCCTTCACCAATGATTAAAACAATAATAGGA belongs to Aegicerativicinus sediminis and includes:
- a CDS encoding phosphatase PAP2 family protein, coding for MSLKVSLTKITLILILFLSLQNIVNAQQKSVSPYEWKWGRDGIWTGAALGASTYGLLLIINKDDLSEEKFNSLSIDDINGIDRWVAGNYSRSASSISDIPFALAFVAPMAMLFDDEINDHTGQYIGIYLESLATTAALYSVTAGLVNRSRPYVYSDKAPMDRRLSNNGQRSFFSGHTAVVATSTFYTAKVFSDFNPDAKGKFFVWAGAAALPAAVGFLRMQAGQHFLTDVITGYTIGAAVGLLVPELHKRKEPKLSFYPTSSRTILGDNYNAITINYRF
- a CDS encoding adenylate/guanylate cyclase domain-containing protein translates to MITYYLKQYGRLILYAIIFWTIAFSIFVMIRYFGIDNDQAANYESDYIIPVDQWLKFVSILGVFVGVVYGTVEYLFDQLVSKKVFLLVIILIKSIIYFVFLVFTVNFIMFFIEDEMNIDLPNESGWWETSHTFWLIAGYFFLCSLLFYFFRIVDDKFGKGMLFAFLIGKYRRPKEERHIFMFIDLKSSTTIAEELGHYKYSQLIQDCFYDLNTIVGRYNAMIYQYVGDEAVLSWKYNRGIKQNRCIDLFFHFDRLLKKQKKYYLKHYKTEPNFKAAIHGGTLMASEVGSIKKELAFHGDVINTTARIQEQCTEYDKSLLISEKTLNDINLKPKYFTEKIGDLLLRGKQETIQIHAIERK
- a CDS encoding asparagine synthetase B — its product is MDAEGQQNHLKAYGITYWTLSKQLKVKWLLNYRGGSFLLPFSDEIERECKIRGVSFEILSNNKTEEILEFITSPSQNMEAVVLEKAPQIAVYTPKGMQPWDDAVTMVLTYAEIPYDTVYDEEVLNDALLLYDWLHLHHEDFTGQYGKFYRSYRSAAWYIEEKKEAEALATKLGFDKVSEEKLAVALKIRDYVIGGGFMFAMCSATDSFDIALSAEGVDICEPMFDGDGSTPNYQSLIDYKPTFAFTNFILERDPNKYEFSSIDMTNRRQIPKETDYFTLMEYSAKWDPVPTMLTQNHTALVKGFMGQTTSFTRDEIKSNVLILGENKSNGEAKYIHGIKGKGFFTFYGGHDPEDYTHKVGDPKTELDLHPTSPGYRLILNNVLFPAAKKHKQKT
- a CDS encoding AI-2E family transporter; translation: MKKRKTTNMLLLIIVVFLVFYILKLLKFIFIPLVFSMFIALLFLPIMRFLMKRGVPRIIGIISVIIIIVGVLSGTYELIKISSKELLNPNNEIIPKVADQIKILLNDIGKVFNYRIEAHEPLISQFLTEEDFGPIFGFVQRTVSMILTTMVFVVLWLGESINLQKVLQGLLIKREHTSIKTFIQIEDNIILFIKVKFFVSLLTGIFTSLMCIAFDVSFPVFWGLLAFSVNFIQLVGSIFTVVSLSFFAMVELDISSVWLFFVLSITAVQVILGSILEPYLMGRSFSINVITVLVMLMLWGYIWGIPGMIMAIPITVFMKVIFEQFPQTQTLAQLISGRGIQIVRRKSI
- the dnaB gene encoding replicative DNA helicase, with protein sequence MKQPNPLSGFKVDKGTIINLEKGKIPPQAVDLEEAVLGAMMIDKKGVDEVIDILTPEAFYKDAHKFIFEAIFKLFQSTQPIDLLTVSSQLKRDGKLDMVGGDFYLISLTQRVASSAHIEFHARIILQKHIQRSLIKISNEIIEEAYDETKDVFDLLDEAEAKLYDVSQGNIKQSTETAQSLVIQAKKKIEEISNKEGLSGIPSGFDKLDKLTSGWQPSDLVIVAARPGMGKTALTLSMARNIAVNQDIPVAFFSLEMSSVQLITRLISSETGLSSEKLRTGRLEKHEWEQLNVKVKALEKAPLFIDDTPSLSIFDLRAKARRLSSQYGIRLIVIDYLQLMTAGGSQKGGNREQEISTISRNLKALAKELDVPVIALSQLSRAVETRGGSKRPLLSDLRESGAIEQDADIVSFIYRPEYYKIDEWDDEERSPTEGQAEFIVAKHRNGGLDNIRLKFIGHLGKFDNLDDFDTPFGEFHSKMNAAANDDTFKPTSYPSAADAFDIDDDDSEVPF